A stretch of Prunus dulcis chromosome 6, ALMONDv2, whole genome shotgun sequence DNA encodes these proteins:
- the LOC117631585 gene encoding heterogeneous nuclear ribonucleoprotein 1: protein MGSKSNAGHPHTGDGASPGKIFIGGLAKDTTYATFAKHFGKYGEIVDSVIMKDRFTGTPRGFGFITYADPSVVDTVIEETHVINGKQVEIKRTIPKGQGQSKDFKTKKIFVGGIPSSVIEEEMKSFFSKYGKVVEHQIIRDHETNRSRGFGFVIFDSEEVVDELLSKGNMIDMAGTQVEIKKAEPKKASNPSPAPAYGSNSRARSFNDGFGAYGSSYGGFDGGFAPGPYRTPGGLGGRYGGGYGYGYGSDSGEFGGGYGGFGSSSLGGYRGESSLGYSSRFGPYGGGFGGGYGASGLGGYGRGGEGYGSYGSSNYGGGYDSGPGATYGGAGGPYGRGDYSSSSRYHPYAR, encoded by the exons ATGGGTTCGAAGTCGAATGCCGGTCATCCTCACACAGGCGATGGCGCCAGCCCTGG AAAGATCTTCATTGGAGGATTGGCAAAAGACACTACATATG cTACATTTGCCAAGCACTTCGGGAAATATGGAGAGATAGTGGACTCAGTGATAATGAAAGATCGCTTCACGGGTACGCCAAGGGGTTTCGGTTTTATTACGTATGCCGATCCATCAGTTGTTGACACAGTTATTGAGGAAACTCATGTTATCAATGGCAAGCAG GTTGAGATCAAGAGAACAATTCCTAAAGGACAAGGGCAATCAAAGGATTTTAAGACAAAGAAGATATTTGTTGGTGGAATCCCATCATCAGTCATTGAGG AGGAGATGAAAAGTTTCTTCTCAAAGTATGGGAAAGTGGTAGAACACCAGATCATACGAGACCATGAGACCAATCGTTCTCGAGGCTTCggatttgtaatttttgacaGTGAGGAAGTTGTAGATGAGTTGTTATCTAAAGGAAACATGATTGATATGGCGGGTACCCAG GTGGAGATCAAGAAAGCTGAACCAAAGAAAGCCTCAAATCCATCACCTGCTCCTGCATATGGTAGCAATTCTAGGGCTCGTTCTTTCAATGATGGCTTTGGTGCATATGGCAGTTCTTATGGTGGTTTTGATGGAGGGTTTGCCCCTGGCCCTTATAGGACACCAGGTGGTCTTGGTGGTAGATATGGTGGTGGTTATGGTTATGGTTATGGTAGCGATAGTGGAGAATTTGGCGGTGGTTATGGGGGTTTTGGCAGCAGTAGCTTAGGTGGCTATCGAGGTGAATCTTCCCTTGGTTATAGTAGTCGCTTTGGACCCTATGGTGGTGGCTTTGGTGGGGGTTATGGTGCAAGTGGTTTAGGTGGTTATGGCCGAGGTGGTGAAGGCTATGGAAGTTACGGGAGTTCAAACTATGGTGGTGGATATGACTCTGGTCCTGGTGCTACTTATGGCGGAGCAGGTGGACCGTATGGAAGGGGGGACTATAGTAGCAGTAGTCGGTACCATCCCTATGCAAGGTAG
- the LOC117631879 gene encoding pentatricopeptide repeat-containing protein At5g48910-like, whose protein sequence is MLSTVTSLHLPPLNHTDSHTHRPNSQNLTTHLLHNFSSPLELKQLHAHLIKTNTPLTSLPLTRIAFVCSLNPSFSYAQKIFKHLENPEILAWNSCLKAFAEGKDPIDAVMLFYQLQSFHVLPDSFTLSFVLKACTRLLDVSNGRVLHGYVEKLGFQSNLFLMNMILNLYALCGEVRDARLLFDKMSHRDVVTWNIMMTQLVKRGDIKEAYDLFSRMPERSVRSWTLMISGFVQCGKPKEAISLFLEMEEAGVRPNEVTVVAVLAACADLGDLGLGRRIHEYSNQSGFSRNARISNTLIEMYVKCGCLEDACTVFDGMKERTVVSWSAMIAGLAMHGQAEEALRLFSRMIQTGMDPNDVTFVGLLHACSHIGFVAQGREFFTSMTNDYGVVPRIEHYGCMVDLLSRAGLLQEAYEFITNMPIKPNSVVWGALLGGCKVHRNIELAEEATKHLSELDPLNDGYYVVLSNIYAEAQRWEDTARVRKLMRDRGVKKTPGWSSITVDGVIHEFVAGDEAHPQAQEIFQMWEKLVVKMRLKGYVPNTSVVLLDMEEDQKEKFLYRHSEKLALVFGLMNTGPGTPIRIMKNLRVCEDCHAAFKLISAIVNREIVVRDRNRFHCFKDGSCSCRDYW, encoded by the coding sequence ATGCTTTCAACTGTCACTTCCCTCCATCTTCCTCCTCTGAACCACACAGACTCTCACACTCACAGACCCAATTCACAAAACCTCACAACCCATCTTCTCCACAACTTCAGCTCCCCATTAGAGCTCAAACAACTCCATGCCCACCTCATCAAAACCAACACTCCTCTCACTTCCCTCCCTCTCACTCGAATCGCCTTCGTCTGCTCTCTCAATCCCAGTTTCTCTTACGCTCAGAAAATCTTCAAACACCTCGAAAACCCTGAGATTTTGGCGTGGAATTCGTGCTTGAAGGCCTTCGCCGAAGGCAAAGATCCCATTGATGCAGTTATGCTTTTTTATCAGTTGCAGAGTTTTCATGTTTTGCCTGATAGTTTCACTCTGTCTTTTGTTCTAAAGGCGTGTACGCGTTTGTTGGATGTTTCCAATGGTAGAGTTTTGCATGGTTATGTGGAGAAACTTGGGTTTCAGTCGAATTTGTTTTTGATGAATATGATCTTGAATTTGTATGCTTTGTGTGGTGAAGTGCGGGACGCTCGGTTGttgtttgataaaatgtcGCATCGAGATGTCGTGACATGGAATATAATGATGACCCAGTTGGTAAAGAGGGGTGATATTAAGGAAGCCTATGATTTGTTTTCACGGATGCCCGAAAGAAGTGTGAGGTCATGGACTTTGATGATTTCAGGGTTTGTCCAATGCGGGAAACCTAAGGAGGCTATTAGTCTATTTTTGGAGATGGAAGAGGCTGGTGTGAGGCCAAATGAGGTGACTGTAGTGGCTGTTCTTGCGGCTTGTGCTGATTTGGGTGACTTGGGTTTGGGTAGGAGAATTCATGAGTACTCAAACCAAAGCGGGTTTAGCAGAAATGCTCGTATTTCCAACACTTTGATTGAGATGTATGTCAAATGTGGATGCTTGGAGGATGCCTGTACAGTTTTCGATGGGATGAAAGAACGAACGGTTGTGTCATGGTCAGCTATGATTGCAGGGCTTGCCATGCATGGACAAGCTGAGGAAGCTTTGAGACTTTTCTCTAGGATGATTCAGACAGGCATGGATCCGAATGATGTAACCTTTGTTGGACTCTTGCATGCTTGTAGCCACATTGGGTTTGTGGCTCAAGGTCGTGAATTCTTCACCAGCATGACTAATGATTATGGTGTAGTTCCTCGAATTGAGCATTATGGTTGTATGGTTGATCTTTTGAGTAGGGCAGGGCTCCTTCAAGAGGCTTATGAGTTTATTACTAACATGCCTATCAAGCCGAATAGCGTTGTATGGGGAGCACTGCTTGGTGGATGCAAAGTTCACAGAAACATTGAACTGGCTGAAGAAGCAACAAAGCACCTTTCTGAATTAGATCCACTTAATGATGGATACTATGTGGTTTTGTCAAACATTTATGCAGAAGCACAAAGGTGGGAAGACACAGCGCGAGTGAGAAAGCTAATGAGGGATCGAGGGGTGAAGAAGACACCTGGGTGGAGTTCAATCACAGTAGATGGGGTGATTCATGAGTTTGTTGCTGGGGATGAAGCCCATCCTCAAGCTCAGGAGATCTTCCAAATGTGGGAGAAACTAGTTGTAAAAATGAGGCTGAAGGGTTATGTGCCTAACACTTCAGTTGTTCTGCTAGACATGGAAGAGGATCAGAAGGAAAAATTTCTCTATCGCCATAGCGAGAAATTAGCGCTGGTTTTTGGGTTGATGAACACGGGACCTGGAACACCAATTCGCATTATGAAGAATCTTCGTGTTTGTGAGGACTGCCATGCTGCTTTCAAACTTATATCAGCAATTGTTAATAGAGAGATAGTCGTGCGTGACCGGAACCGCTTCCATTGTTTCAAAGATGGTTCTTGTTCCTGCAGGGATTACTGGTAG
- the LOC117631581 gene encoding nucleotide-sugar uncharacterized transporter 2, with amino-acid sequence MGLLDSLVGNEVKKFVKRKDSDAGEAGRALEELRGSIYNEIRTSEGAKRQQQRICGPVVAMTFNFIVSVGIILANKLVMGRVGFKFPIFLTLIHYVTSWLLLAIFKTLSILPVAPPSRTTPFSSIFSLGAVMAFASGLANTSLKHNSVGFYQMAKIAVTPTIVSAEFILFRKTISFNKVLALAVVSAGVAIATVTDVEFNVFGALIAIAWIVPSAINKILWSNLQQQANWTALALMWKTTPVTIFFLLALMPWLDPPGVLLFQWDFNNTTAILISALLGFLLQWSGALALGATSATSHVVLGQFKTCVILLGGYLIFNSDPGFVSICGALAALCGMSVYTSLNLQKSQDNVSMQLPKQSLPTLKPKATNEESVESDVEETTNPTTAV; translated from the exons ATGGGGCTGTTGGATTCACTGGTGGGAAACGAAGTTAAGAAGTTTGTGAAACGAAAAGACAGTGATGCAGGAGAAGCAG GTCGAGCACTGGAAGAACTCAGAGGTTCTATCTACAATGAAATTCGAACGTCAGAAGGCGCCAAGCGCCAACAGCAACGGATTTGTGGGCCAGTGGTGGCTATGACCTTCAATTTCATTGTCTCTGTGGGGATTATCCTGGCAAACAAACTA GTAATGGGGAGAGTTGGATTTAAGTTCCCAATCTTTCTCACATTGATCCATTATGTGACATCATGGTTGCTTCTTGCCATTTTCAAGACACTTTCAATTCTTCCAGTTGCTCCTCCGTCTAGAACTACTCCTTTCTCTTCTATCTTCTCCTTAGGTGCTGTCATGGCTTTTGCCTCGGGTCTTGCCAATACAAGCCTAAAGCATAACAG TGTTGGCTTCTACCAGATGGCTAAAATTGCTGTCACTCCTACCATTGTTTCTGCTGAGTTCATTCTCTTCAGGAAAACCATTTCTTTTAACAAG GTTTTGGCTCTAGCTGTTGTCTCAGCAGGTGTGGCAATAGCAACCGTAACAGACGTAGAGTTCAATGTGTTTGGTGCTTTAATTGCAATTGCATGGATAGTCCCAAGTGccataaacaaaattttatggtCTAATCTGCAACAGCAAGCCAATTGGACGGCGCTCGC GCTGATGTGGAAGACAACCCCGGTCACAATATTCTTCCTACTAGCTCTGATGCCATGGTTGGATCCACCAGGAGTTCTACTTTTCCAATGGGATTTCAACAACACAACAGCCATTCTTATATCAGCACTCCTTGGTTTTCTCCTCCAGTGGTCTGGAGCTCTGGCACTTGG GGCAACCTCAGCGACTTCACATGTTGTTCTTGGACAGTTCAAGACTTGTGTGATACTACTAGGGGGCTATCTTATATTTAATTCGGATCCGGGGTTTGTGAGCATTTGCGGGGCTCTTGCAGCCCTCTGTGGAATGTCTGTTTACACATCACTAAACCTGCAAAAGTCGCAAGACAATGTCAGCATGCAGCTCCCAAAGCAAAGCTTACCGACGTTAAAACCAAAAGCCACCAACGAAGAAAGTGTAGAGTCAGATGTAGAGGAAACCACCAACCCCACAACTGCTGTGTGA
- the LOC117632790 gene encoding ER membrane protein complex subunit 8/9 homolog has product MGGELRYEIAQNAYIKLVLHALKHKSSAVNAVLLGRVSSQNDAVEITDSVPLFHSQIGLLPQLEISLILIEEHYAAKGVSIVGYFHANERFDDHELGGIAKNIGDHIYRYLPQAAILLLDNRKLEALTRTKDRSPVMQLYTKDASRIWKLIGSDGNQLTIKEPSANVVLLDYVSTEKWQDVVDFDDHLDDISKDWLNPELFK; this is encoded by the exons ATGGGTGGCGAGTTACGATACGAGATCGCACAGAATGCCTACATAAAGCTGGTGCTGCACGCTCTCAAGCACAAGAGCTCCGCCGTCAACGCCGTCCTCCTCGGCCGCGTCTCCTCCCAAAACGATGCCGTCGAGATAACGGACTCCGTCCCTCTCTTCCACTCCCAAATCGGCCTCCTTCCCCAGCTCGAGATCTCCCTCATCCTG ATAGAGGAGCACTATGCTGCTAAAGGAGTGAGCATTGTGGGCTATTTTCATGCCAACGAAAGGTTTGACGATCACGAGCTCGGCGGCATTGCCAAGAACATCGGCGATCACATCTATCGCTACCTTCCTCAAGCCGCAATTCTTTTG TTAGACAACAGGAAGCTTGAAGCTTTGACAAGAACTAAGGACCGGAGCCCCGTAATGCAG cTTTACACGAAGGATGCATCTAGGATTTGGAAGTTAATCGGCTCTGATGGAAATCAGTTAACCATCAAGGAGCCATCAGCAAATGTTGTTCTACTGGATTATGTCTCCACTGAAAAATGGCAGGATGTTGTAGATTTTGATGATCACCTTGATGACATTAGCAA GGATTGGCTAAACCCAGAACTGTTCAAGTAA
- the LOC117632231 gene encoding GBF-interacting protein 1-like has translation MSGGGETRVSIPNNVKETIQDIREITKKQHSDDEIYAVLKECSMDPNETAQKLLYLDTFHEVKRRKDRRKENLKGRASEDSRMPPGTQRRVSRGGGQGNYSSSISSDAGGGRNASARRENGVNHVADRGSMPSSVKPVIQKTKNIAATSMPIASTGTPNGVPNLSNGSSVHSSAPKSPTSVDNNVREGGSAIDAKKLGAAASRPAAVTSTPTFGSLDHEKPVSIPEQLPISAPPASASSVYSSASDPAVSNHVQENKKGSVDAIGLESSKSVKRASRSANSVVVAEKNWNIKPSQPHFSSNNDDSLAKLPSKSVKQSQLESAVPLKVVTLEVATNAVEATSQVPRDSSLSVAKHVTFPNHIQVPEALKNVLTFGSIDATFGPRVDSVNGTGGDIFSIGAVESSQDTDETTKEPSPSNDILSSRVQGDFSENPPSIPNVLEKSLPTEGNVSSSTDSKSELPKQESQLPPEGPQNQTALHAPSYNIGFFPPMLGSQLLQVEGHDNQGHETPRLPNFVGGNSAAAPSPNSTPPLPSSIPVSQQSVPLYRQTYPPNFYPYGHYLSPYYMPPIHQFLGHNGFPPQPSAGNVFLPPPPAAAAAGVKFPLPHFKTGVNAGNPTQYSIQSGGSFINTPGGYAPGSAVTSGSSVGNEDLGASQLKENHIYTTGQLTEGSTVWIHAPGQDMSSLQVSSMYNLPQGPRLTFSPMQAGHGGMAGIYPPGQTIASPTFLQQSQAVAGAAETIGPQSAAYQQPQHTQMTWN, from the exons ATGAGCGGCGGTGGGGAGACTAGGGTTTCAATCCCGAACAATGTAAAGGAGACGATCCAGGACATCAGAGAGATCACCAAGAAGCAACACAGCGATGATGAAATCTACGCTGTGCTCAAGGAGTGCTCTATGGATCCCAACGAAACCGCTCAAAAGCTCTTGTATTTAG ATACATTTCACGAAGtcaaaaggagaaaagatCGGAGAAAGGAG AACTTGAAAGGTAGAGCATCTGAAGATTCTAGAATGCCACCAGGCACACAGAGGCGAGTGTCTAGGGGTGGTGGCCAAGGGAATTATTCTTCCAGCATCTCTTCTG ATGCTGGTGGTGGGAGGAATGCTTCTGCTCGGAGGGAAAATGGGGTCAATCACGTTGCAGATAGAGGTTCTATGCCCTCTTCTGTTAAGCCAGTTATACAGAAAACGAAAAACATTGCTGCAACTTCAATGCCAAT AGCTTCAACTGGCACACCAAATGGGGTCCCAAACCTATCAAATGGGAGTTCTGTTCACAGTTCTGCCCCAAAATCCCCTACGAGTGTTGATAACAATGTTCGTGAAGGAGGTTCAGCTATAGATGCAAAGAAGTTGGGAGCTGCAGCATCTCGCCCTGCCGCTGTGACATCTACACCTACCTTTGGCTCACTGGATCATGAAAAGCCTGTGTCAATACCTGAACAGCTCCCAATTTCTGCTCCACCAGCATCTGCTTCCTCTGTTTACTCCTCTGCTTCAGATCCTGCTGTATCAAATCATgttcaagaaaacaaaaaaggctCTGTTGATGCTATCGGCTTGGAGTCGTCCAAGAGTGTGAAAAGGGCCTCCAGATCTGCTAATTCTGTGGTGGTGGCTGAAAAGAATTGGAATATTAAGCCTTCACAACCCCATTTTTCCTCAAATAATGATGATTCCTTGGCCAAGTTGCCTTCTAAAAGTGTTAAACAGTCACAGTTAGAGTCTGCTGTTCCTCTGAAAG TGGTCACACTGGAGGTTGCAACTAACGCTGTTGAAGCTACTTCTCAAGTGCCTCGTGACTCGAGTCTCTCAGTTGCAAAACATGTTACTTTTCCAAATCATATCCAAGTCCCTGAAGCTTTGAAAAATGTATTGACCTTTGGAAGTATTGATGCTACTTTTGGACCGAGAGTAGACTCTGTTAATGGTACTGGTGGTGATATCTTCTCTATTGGTGCTGTTGAATCTTCTCAGGATACTGATGAAACCACTAAAGAACCTTCTCCTAG CAATGATATTTTATCCTCACGTGTCCAAggagatttttctgagaatcCACCATCAATACCTAACGTACTTGAAAAGTCACTGCCTACAGAGGGTAATGTCTCTTCAAGTACAGACTCAAAAAGTGAACTTCCAAAGCAGGAGTCCCAGTTGCCACCAGAAGGTCCACAGAACCAAACTGCTCTACATGCCCCTAGCTATAATATTGGGTTCTTTCCCCCCATGCTAGGGAGCCAGCTTTTACAGGTGGAAGGGCATGATAATCAGGGACATGAAACACCCCGCCTTCCGAACTTTGTT GGTGGAAATTCTGCTGCTGCGCCTAGCCCAAACTCAACTCCACCACTGCCAAGCTCCATACCTGTCTCTCAGCAGTCAGTTCCGCTTTACAGGCAGACTTATCCCCCTAATTTCTACCCATATGGCCACTATCTCTCTCCATATTATATGCCACCAATACACCAGTTTTTAGGTCACAATGGCTTTCCTCCACAACCTTCAGCTGGGAACGTATttctaccaccaccacctgcGGCAGCTGCTGCTGGGGTTAAATTCCCTCTTCCACATTTCAAGACTGGGGTGAATGCTGGAAATCCAACTCAATATAGTATTCAATCTGGTGGTTCATTTATCAACACCCCTGGTGGTTATGCTCCTGGTTCAGCAGTTACATCTGGAAGCTCTGTTGGTAATGAAGATCTTGGAGCATCTCAATTGAAGGAAAATCATATCTACACAACTGGACAGCTG ACTGAAGGTTCAACTGTTTGGATACATGCTCCGGGACAAGATATGTCCAGCTTGCAAGTAAGCTCTATGTACAACCTTCCTCAGGGGCCACGTCTCACCTTCTCGCCCATGCAGGCTGGGCATGGCGGCATGGCTGGAATTTATCCACCTGGGCAAACGATTGCTTCTCCAACATTTCTGCAACAGTCTCAGGCTGTGGCTGGAGCTGCTGAAACTATAGGACCACAGTCTGCTGCTTATCAGCAGCCTCAACATACACAGATGACTTGGAATTAG